The nucleotide sequence CGTGAGGTACCAATAGAAGGTGAGCCATCCGGTCTCCTTGTCCTTCTCCTTATGGTAGTCCGCGACGCGCGCCTCGTAGAGGTTGTAGAGGACCTTGCGGACGTGGCTCGGCTTCTCGCCCAGCTCCTCCGCGATCTGCGTGTCGGTCGCTTCCTCCCTCGAGAGGAGGAGCTCCGCGATGCGCATGCCCTCGTCGCCGACGGCTTCTTCGATGTAGGCCTTCAGCCGGGGATCATCGAGAAGACGCATGGGGGTGGGCAACTCCACACCTTCTTTCGTCTCCCGTCAATGATAAGGGTTCGGAGAGTCCCGATGGACCCCCTCGGGAAGAACTCCCCACGGGAAGGACCCGGAAGGGACGCGGGCGGACGCGCGCGGCCGGAAACGACAGGGACCTGTCAAGGGTCGTCGGGCATCGCATCGGGATCCTCGTCGGTCGAACCCTCGACGATCTTCCCCCGGGCGCTCGGGCGGATGCGCATCGGGGCCCCGGGGAACTCGCGCGCGAGCACGTCCGGGCCGAGCGCCTCGTAGAGGAAGACGGCGAGGGCTGCGACCTCGGAGTGCGGCTGGTTGCCGACGGACACGTTCAGGTCCACGAGATCGTAGACCTCGCGCGGCACCTTCTCGGCCCCGACGACGACGAGGAGATCGCGGCCCGGCCGGACGGCGC is from Candidatus Thermoplasmatota archaeon and encodes:
- a CDS encoding transcription factor, encoding MELPTPMRLLDDPRLKAYIEEAVGDEGMRIAELLLSREEATDTQIAEELGEKPSHVRKVLYNLYEARVADYHKEKDKETGWLTFYWYLTPDHVEHALEMRRKRELDRLEERLRFESEHEFFVCPTGHERFDFATATETDFHCPEHGEMLDAFDNAKEIEAIHARIEALRAASARPEGA
- a CDS encoding tRNA (cytidine(56)-2'-O)-methyltransferase (catalyzes the S-adenosyl-methionine-dependent 2'-O-ribose methylation of C56 in tRNA transcripts), whose amino-acid sequence is MAVTVLRLGHRPERDKRITTHVCLTARAFGADRVLIAERDDKLVENVRGVAKRFGGDFVVESGTGWKRVLQDFDGVKVHLTMYGVPVREGAGAVRPGRDLLVVVGAEKVPREVYDLVDLNVSVGNQPHSEVAALAVFLYEALGPDVLAREFPGAPMRIRPSARGKIVEGSTDEDPDAMPDDP